The Camelus ferus isolate YT-003-E chromosome 34, BCGSAC_Cfer_1.0, whole genome shotgun sequence sequence TCCAGCTCTTGAAGGTGGTAAACAGGCCACATTCTATTACAAGGAGCCCCAGGGAATGACTTTTCTACATTAGAATTTTATGGTATCAAGTATTTCTGGAAATAAGCAGGCTATGAAACAAAGGCCGGGAAGGGTTTTTTGCAAATTTTCTCAGGAGGATGTTCATGGGCTGTGAGGTGagcaccttccctccccacctcacctgtcttcccttctctgaacAGTCGGACGCTGTCCCCACGAgcgagggcagggagggcagaggaaggtcTGCTGTGCGCCTGGTGCTGCCCAGACGCACGGCCCAGGGGTCTCCACAACTCTCATCCGGGAGCAGGGAGTCGCGTACCCTCACCACTTTACAAACCAGGAAGGGCTCACAAAGGGTGGATAGACAAAAGGACCAATTTACTGAATGAAATGACAATACTGAAAACTCCACTTTAAGTCTGCACAGTCCTTCATCTGCAATTCTGAATTTCAAAGAGCTCTGAAAACAGAAACATCCAATTCACGCGGCTCCCAAGCTGGGCTGACCGCCAGTCACTTGTCAGCAAAGGACCAGCGAGCCCTTACCTGCCTCAGACCCTGCCAGGAGGGGCCGTGGCACACAGAACGTGCCGTCCCCTTCCCAACGCGCAAACTCAAAGCATCTGCCTCAGGTTTCAGTAACCGTGGTCCTGACTGGAACCTACCGATTACCAGACCCTGACCTGCTCAGTCTCCACCCGCTGAGTCAGTGTTGGGCCCGGAGCCTGTTCCAGGTGCGGTGTCAGGTGCTGCACATCACCCTCTCACCTCTGCGTCTGAATTCCGTGAGGTGGGCGCTAGTGTCCCAATTTAGAGACGAGGAAATCAAGCCTCAGTGAGACCGACTACCTAGTGCCACCTACCCAGCTAACACACGGCACAGCGGAGAATCAGACCTCAACCTGCCAGGAGGCTCAAGCTCACCCAGCTCCTCAGTTTACAACGCGTTTCCACACAGACGACTCCTCTCCTCCACACTCGATGAACCAAGACTGATCCTACTTCTCAGATGGCGGAACTCGGTCTCCAGGTCCCACAGCGGAAGTGGGCCTTAGAGTCCAGAAGTCCGGTGCCCAAGCTGGCCCAGGTGCGCACAGGCAGCGCCAGACGGGCGGGCGTGAGGGAGAGcaccctgggccccacccctgccaggacCCGCGCCGCCCATCCCGGCCACACCTCGTCGGCAGACTCCTCACAGTCACTGTCTGTAATTCTGTCCAAGGAATCTAGTCCTCACACACGAGCACTCGTCCTGTGCACCAGAATGACCGAGAGACAGTGGGCACGCCCCTCAGCATCTAACAGAGATGTGGGCCCGGCCTGAGTCCTGGGGACAAAGGTCGTGCTGCTTCTCTGCAGGATGAACTGAGGGACCCTGAGAAACTGGACTGTCAGAATATGTCTAGCTGGCCAAGCAGGGAGACCAACAGCCGGGCCTCTACCCTGAGGTGCAGGGAGTCCTGGAGGACGGGCAGGCCTGGTGGAAAAGCCGTCCTCAGAGCGAGAGGCTCCAGTGTTTAAGCAGAAATGCTCCTTACATTTCCTCAGGCAGGTAGGCTTCCTGGTCAATCTGGACGTCAGCGTCTCTTTTGGTGGCGATTCTGTACATAGGGATTGCTTTTTGCACTGCAGCCtggaacaacaaacaaaaacacaatgagaggTTTTACCAGGAACTATGGAGCAGGTATTCAAAACAGCCAACCAAGCAAAGACgttcctatttatttttcaagtaaaagaaCAGATGCACTGCTGGTGGGTGTGTAAAATGGTGCACCTGCTGTGGAAACTAGTGTGGCGGctcctcaagaaattaaatacagaacCACCACAAGGTCCAGTGATTCCATCTCTGGGTGTGTATCAAACAGACCAAATATCAAAAAAGTATCTGCACACCCATGATCACGGCAGCAGTGTTCACAACCATCAATGGGTAGAAACAACctcaacaggtgaatgaataaacacaatgTGGTCTATGCAATCTGCCCTTAAGAAGGAAGTTCTGGCACTTGCTGCAATACAAATGAATCCTGGAGACACTGTGTCACATGAAACAAGTCAGTCCCAAAAGGACAAACACCGTACGACTCCACTTACAGGAGGCACCCAGAGTAGCCAAGATCATCGAGTCAGAAACTAGACCGGTGGGTGCAGGGGCCGGAGAAAGAGTGTTTAACTGGAGACAGTTTCGGTTCAGGGGGACAGACAGTGTAAGGATGGCTTCACAACAATGAATGAACTTAAAGCCACAAACCtgtccacttaaaaatggttacaacggtgaattttatgttatgtgcacTTTGCcacaattttagaaagaaatgagcCCAGTGGGGGAGAAAACACACGGAGGTGGGTGTCTAGGCTCCCTGGGAGTTACTGCATGTGCAAACTCCCATCTCTGAGCAATACTCCAGCTGACACGCGAACCACACTTTCTCGCAGGAATGTTAGTATTTTCCTGACAACATGACTAGCTGaacagactctctctctctctctctcacacacacacacacacacacacacacacacacacacacacacacacacacactcctctcccTGTTCTCAGACACAGGGCAGCATCGTGGGGAGTCAGCACCAagctggttgcaggaaaaatcgTCTTGGCACAAGGCAACACCGCAGGGCCATCTACAACAGGCTCGTCGGCAACTCAGACCTGCCCCCCAGGATGGCAATCATCTTGGTGATGTCTGGTACGTCCAGCTGTTCTACAGGTTCACACGCGAGGCTGTCAGCACAGACCTGGGTGCAGGCTACTGGTGTGGTCTGTAGACTTGAACCACAATTTACTGATAGCGGAGCCCAGGGGAACGCACACCTGTTCTCTGGAGGCAGTTTTTTTTCCAGGGAGACAAGTTACTTGGGGAGACGACCTCTATTACAGAACGTATTGtacatgtattaatttatgaTAAATGTAATTGCTAAGGGGCTAGGTACTCACATCCCTGCCTGAAAGCAAGCTACACGGAATAAGAATTTTAACTGAAGAGCAACCTGACGACACAGAAtctgagctgggggtgggggggtccttcTATGACCTGAGGCTCCTTCCACTGCCACAGCCTGTGTGGACCTGCCACAGGGCGTGGGCCTCCTGGGGCAAGGGCCCCTCCCTCAGACAGACATGGAGGAGCCCGAACGCTGGCCTCTGGGACTGCAGGTGTGTTTTCTCGTTCTGCTGGGACCCACCTTCACCCTCCAGGCACAGGAAGACGCCGAGGCAGAGCCGACCCTGGCTAGCCTTGGAGGGCTCCGCCCTTGCAGGTGGTGCTGCCTGTCTTTTTTCTGATCTGGTatgtgttgtttttattgaatttttccgAAGATGATTATTAACACAAAGTCTTCAGAAGATTAGTATCACAAAGAGAAAGGCAGCCTGATTTAAGACAACATGTAAGAGCCTCAGGTGCGCTTAGGTTAACACCTAAGACAAGCTGAGACCCCGCTCACCCCCACGGGCCAGCTGAGCCGTCACCTGCTTGAGCGCGCACTTCATCCCTGacattttgatctttaaaaacaaaagatttcttCTTTAAGTTCTTTACCTTGACCAGAGGGAAATCCTGTTTCCTGCAACGAACGATCATTCGGGGCTCCAACAACTGGTACAAACCCTATTAAAGCACAACCAAATGcaattaataaaaaatgcaaactataaaataaagcaacagcaaataaaatgtctttataattCTTTCATCTAGTTTCAAGGGGAAACGGTCCCCTTGAGAGTTCCCCAAAAGACAGCATGCAGAGTGTGAGAACACGGAAAGAACTTGGTACCACTAGCCAGATAAATATACCCAGTGTTCTGGTGGAAACAAGATTCATAAGGGGGTCTGTCTTCCCTTCATCAACCAGGGTGAGGACAACTATTGTTATTCACAGCTGAGCAGCAGACAGTATAAATTTATACAGCCTGTGGTACGAACCACAGAATCTAAAGCAAGTATTTCAGTGGTGAAATCAAATTAGGAAAGTTTACAGCTGGAAGTTGTAAAAGACCAATGAGAGCATCCAAAGTCTCACTCAACCAGCTGGACACCACCGTCCCCCCAGGCATCTCCCTACTAGACAAGGAAAGGGGCGCAGGGGAGAACACGGAGGAATGGCGCGGGTTTCTGCTGCAGCTCGTCAGTTTTGCAGGAACTGTCAGAGGCAGGTCTGACCTACAGTTACCTGGAGGACTAGTCCATCCAGCAGCACTTGGTACCTGGTTGTATCTTTTACCACGTTGCTGAGTCTCTGTTTTGCTTCATTTAGTAGGTCCTATAGAGAACGGAAAAGAAAACGGTTATCTACCTACCTGGGCAGTTAGCCCAGAACCCACGTGAGGCCAGCTCATGCCCAATCACTTCTCAGTTGATTGGTGTTTTCATTCAGTGCATTCGTGCACGTGCGCTAAACCAGATGCCGTGCTAAGTGCACCGGTATGAGGGCACTAGACGCACCATCGTGGCTCCCAGGGAGCTCAGGAAGTGCGTGACCAACACAGCAAGGGCCACCTGATGTGGATCTGAAAGGCAAACTGTTGAGACAGTTATGCAAGATGGTTCCACTTTTTACTAGAGAAAAGACAGAGTATCTGGATAGAGAAAAGTGGCCCCAGTATCTGCCTGTGGGGGCGGGGCTGTCAatgacttcagttttctctatGTGAGTGGGTATTTTCTAATTGTCTGTAACACGTGGCTTCTATAATAAAAGTAACTGAAACAAACATTACAAAGGACTATCCGGAAACAAACCTCATGTGGTTGGAAATTCCTCACTAAGTAATAAGCACACACCAGCTCACTGGCAGAAAGAGGCTCAGGCCGCAGAGGGATGTGGAGTCCTGACAGCCTTCCATATGTCTAGTGTCTGCTTAACATGCTCTTCAGAGTAATTTTTGGGATTTAATCGGAGGGAGAAGATACATAGAGGCCAATCAGAACTTGGGGCAAAGAGAGGGCGGAGAGAAGGAAGTGGCCCTTTATTTGGTTCTGAGAGTCCCCCCTGACCCTCACCTCCCAGGAACCCCTGCTAAGCAGCACAAATacaccaagattaaaaaaaaaaaaaaaaatcaggaggaCTCACTTtaagagccaattaaaaaaaaattcaataaaaagtaaaatagactCAAAGACTTGAACAGCACCACTCAGAATTTTATCACGGTAAACAGTAAGAAAGGTGGCCTTTCACATCCTCTAGAGACAAACCTTGCAAGGAAACAGAGTTCTGTATATGACAACTAAAAAcgtccccccacacacaccttcATGTGAAGCCTGTTTCTAATGCACTAACAGCAAACTGAACATAACAATGCTGTTCACTGGTAATGAATAGTAATTTTCATTGGTATTTTAAGTATAAGATTAAGTATAAGACTACACCACTTGTTAAATGGAGAAAAAGTAGGAGTATTATAATTGaactttaaaacacagttttaatatactaattaaattttttccctaaaaatcacTTACTACATTCCACACTAAATGATTAAAATTCCGAGGGAAGTTTGCAAAATTCtagtttgcttaaaaaaaaaaaaagatacaaagtgCACGTTCACGGCTTCCCCGTTAAGACCCAAAGCAGAAGCCGTTTCTAACAAGGACTACCCAAGAGAAGAGCCCAGGCAGCAGCAAGACACTGTCACCCGAAGCCCAGCGCCAGCCGGCGGGCAAGTTTCCCTAAACTTACCAAGCAAAACCAGGTACTTTCAAAGTCAACAACAAAATGTCCAAAAGGACGTTTTCCTCCTCTGGACATGCAATCACTAGATGACCGTCACCTTCTGTTTCCCACGGGCAGGACCGTCTCAGTGGTTATGTCAGGCCGGCGCTGTCTGAAGGCGCTCCCATGGTAACTGCTACCCTTTTCTACAGAGTGTAAACAGCTTTCAGAATTTCCTAGTTCCTGGGAGTCTCAAGAGAACTCAAGAGCCTCTAAATCCCTCAGACAGCAACAGCCACCCTCAAACATTCTGCACAAACCAGACTAAGGCACCACAGCAAGAAACATTTAAACAGCAATTCACTGCCCCACGGAGACCCGGATTCTGTAGATGGGACTGTAATTCTGAGTCAGGccagaaactaaaaaaagtggTGACAGCAAAGACTGTTTTCTGAACTTCAAagaagactattaaaaaaaaaaaaagttcctgatTAGAATATAGAAATCTCTAtaatcagaaattgacacattgtaactgactatacttcaattaaaaaaatttaaacattttgatttaaatatacctcaaaaattaaaataaagctgcataaaagaaaaacaaaaggaaatctcGGGAAATGGGGCTGGGAGTATGAGCTGTAACAAGGTCCCAGTGAGTCTTGTGCCCTTACCGTGAGACAGGCCACCCAAGGGCCACCTGACACTCCACTCCCTGCACAGTTGCTCATCCCAGGCCTCGGTTTTCTGTtcaccctgctccctccaccccgtCTCCAAGGTAATGAATGAGTCTTTAAGGTCACACTCAAAAGGCTACAATGTAGACACACTCTCTTGTCTGGAGAGCCAGCAGGACACAGGACAAGTGCAGGCATGCTCTGCACCTGGAGCAGCTGACGGCCTCAGGGAGGCCAGCCGACTAGGAAACCAAGTACAAGCATGAAAACTAAGAAGATCAAGTTAGTACTGAAAACAGATGTTTGCGACAATTTTGGAGGGAAGCAGATAATCCTGGCTCCTCTGGGGTCCACAAAATTTGGGGAAGATACGTGTGGTATGACTGGAACTGCTGCTTTGGGTTTCAAAGTCAGGAAAAGTAATCCTTTTCTTCTAGCCCACATCTTGAAGAAAATGATGGCAGCGCTGGGCACTGGCACCAACAGTGGGGAGGGTGCTCTGACCACCCAGGCCTCTCATGAGAAGGCAGGGTCACCCcggaggggttggggtggggcgaGGGAACTAACACTTCTTACACCAATACCAGAAGCCAAGCATGAAGACAGGGGACTTGGATGTGCTCTCATTATATCCTCACAAGGACACTCTGAACCAAGCACCATAATTAATATACCAAGGAGGAAAGTTAAGGTCAGAAACAATTCACCCAAACGCGGCAGAGCCGAATTAAAACCCAAAGCTCTTTCATGACAACCACCAGCATGTCCCTCAAGCACAGACTGTTATTCTAAGAGCAGCTTATAAACCAGGGCAATCAATTTAAGGTGCTAAAGGAATCTGAAAGCCCTGTGAGGAAATCGACCACTGCTTACTGAGACTCCACACTGGTGAGGAGGTGGGCAACAGCTGTCCTGAGCTACTGTTCGCAGGCAGCACTGCCACAGAAAGTGCTCTAGGCCTCCTGTGTGTCTGCAGAGGACGGGCACCCCCTGCCGTGCCCAGCAAGGCAAAGCAGCAACAGAGGCTCCACTTCCTGCACTCAGGTGTGTACAGGGTTCATGCGCATCGGTCCACACACTTAACATCCTCATGTCACTTCCAGCTGCAGGCCTCCTGGCCCCTCAGAGCACTTCTAGGAGTGATCTAGTCTAGTTCTGCTCGGAAGAGCCTGTCCTCCTGACCTCCCGCTTTGTTAATGGACACATCACTCTCCTAGGCAGCCAGGCCAGGATTTGGAGGCAGCCTTGGAAGAGGCGGAGAAGGAGGAGTCAATCAGTAGCCAACGTCTGCAGAGTCTTCCTATAAAACGCATCACCACTGACACCCCATTCAGCTCTCAGTGCCACCATCCCAGAGTCATGTAACAGGAAATGGCATTTTACAATATGAGTTTGTGCTTCCACAGTCACCTAAGAAAACAGTATGTCTCTCGTTCAgtcaagttttatatttttagttttttggcttttccacaTAGGTCcttttcattaacatttattcCTAATTGGTTATTTTCAGCACATAGGGAAACTatcaatttctccatattctttgGAGGTTTCTGCCCTCTTCCTTGGATGACAATATTTCCCAAGTGGTTTCCTTGTGTCTAACCTCTCCCCTGTTAAATTGAGACTACACATTCCTATCAGGAACCTTATTCACggtatttttcagaaaatacaacGGAAACTTCAACAACTTTCTGCTGGAAGCAGGCAAAGGTCTTCACTCACACTCAGGCCGACCTTTCCATCTCACTAGTTCCACTGCCCCCAGACCCTGTGCAGTGCACCCATCATGTGCTGTGTGACAGGGGTATGCATGCTGCTACGTCAGTGGGTCCTCGAAGATGGGGCACAAGTCTtactcatttctgtatttattacaATACCAATTACAATGATTTGCTGACCAAATGTTTCCTCTCTAAAAGTCACTTACCAACTCCTTAATGTTAACTAGTGAATTCTCTGTAACAGTcagatgaataaaaattttataattctttaacTACAGGGATTAATTACTCACTGTGATAAGGTCATCTCGCGCTCTGAGGACTTTGAGTCTCGCCTGATTCATCAAATTGGACATCTGACTGCAAAAGGCAGAGACAAGCAGCATCAGCACAGCTTAAGCCGTCCCCGTAAAGAAGTGCGCTGCCTCCCACACATGTGCAAAGTCTTCTCTTCGTACAGACCCCAAGGAGAACCCCTGAAGTACACCCAGCGGTCCCCACCCACTCACTCTCAGAGACAAGCAAGCATTCACTGAGTGCTCACCCAGCGGCAAGCACTTTCACATCTGCTATTCCAGCTTTGTCTTCCCATAATCCCGTGAGGCTTCCATTTCCACAAATGAGGAAAGATAAGTTAAGCAACTTGATCAAGGGTAGATAAGCAGTGAGGGGTCCAGTTAGGACCAGGACCATATCTGCCCGACTCCAAAACACTCTGTCCTCTGGCCCCACTGATGTTCAAAGCTCACATTTTCTTCTGCTGCTCAAtctgcttctccttcttctcGTAGTACTCCATAATCTTCAGCCTCTGGGTCTGCACAAGGCGGCCTTTCTCAATGTTGAACTCCTCTTCTGCCTACCAGGGAATTGattattattaattcattatACAGCTTCTgacaaatagttttattttaagcaGCTGGTGACCAGGGGTACTTGCTTATATTCAccccatttttttaatctaaaacagGAAACGTACTATGACTTGTCTTCAAAGATTACTTCtaatttattcaaaaagaaaagccagtgaTTTTCACAAGTGAACTGGAAGACTAAAAATTTAATCAAGGGTAATAGTACCTAGCACCAAAGTCACAAAGAATATAATCAGAAAGAAGATTctgtatgtgaaaaaaaattattatgtattttaaatgtaatccATTTGTTTAATAGAAGGCTAATGAAAAGGACACAGAATTAGAAGAAGATCTGGTCAAGTAAATTGGGCCAAGTAATCTCAGTCTTAGAGTcgtcataaaataaaaaaataaaaacagtattctTTCCTCATAGGTCAAAAtctaagtctttttaaaattataaatgtatcagTTTTATTACTGCTAATTATTAAGccatcacttttaaaaaaagctatcAGTGCATCAATtgtctatgatttttttttcctacgaTTTTCAAGCAGTAAGAAATTATGACTTTGGTAGCTAGTAAAGTTGTTGATTTGTATGTTTAATGCTTGGCACAGGTATTTGAGCTTtcatattttacaataaattccataaaacaaaaataaaataaaatacaataaatgccTAGTGGCTTACTTCTATAGCTATCACAGGAAATAAGTCCAGATGATGGTGTTATAAGGTAAGACTACTTTAAACAGGAATGCATTTACCAACTGAAACAGAAGTTCTATATTTGTCCCAGACAGAAATACGGGAACCAGTCAAACAAGAAACTGTAGCACTCCTAGGGCCAGCAAAGCAATAGTCTTTTCCGAAGGgtgggttatagctcagtggttgagcgtGTGCTtgacatgcacgaggtcctgagttcaatccctggtccctccattaaaaaataaataaacctaattacctcctagCCACCCCCACATCCCCAAAAAagtcttttcttccttaaatgataAATTACTCAAATAGTTCAAAAGTTCAGAGTTTTAGTCCTAGACACCAGACACATACCTTTTTAAGGCTGTATTGTAACAAATGTAACTACTATAGAATAAATCAAAAGGACAATGAAAATAAAGGGTTAGATGACATATTCTGGCCTCTGATTACGCCTAGAGAAAAGAACAGCTTGATATGCTGCATATACACAACGTGCAACTCAAAACACCTATACAACTTCTAAATGCTGTCACTTTTGTGATGAACAGGGGCTTTCGTTTTAGACCTCATATActtccaaactattttttttgCAACAatcacaaattaataaaaaagcaacataacaacaacaaaaaactacacCCTCCCCTGACCAACTGTCATAATTAGCCGTAGATGCTCCACGTCTGAATATGGATCCCATGAGAAAAATCAACCCACCCTTTACTCTTCCACTCCCTATCATAAACTTTCAGGACACTTACTGACAATCAGAATGTTCAGAAAGGAAAATTTACCTTTAATGGTAAAGAAAGATTCTTAGTCCCATGCAATACAACTTTACTAATTACTATGTAGTAAAGCAAAACAATACGAAATGGGGTAACTTCTTAAACCTAGAAAATGTAATCTTACCTTCGCGtctatttcttctgccttctcattGGCTTCTTGTTCAATAAAAGCCATCATGTGCTTAATCTATAAGAAGGAAAGGTTATTCTATTTTTGAAGATAAGAAAGTGTCTGTCTTTTCTGATTCAttcaacaatcttttttttttaaatctttttttaaaaattgaggtgtagtaatcatttattgaatgcattttaggtgccaggcactgtgtacaaggataaatgagataatttctgtTCTCGAGTAATTTTCAATCTGGAATTTACTCTGGGAAATGGATCCGATGCAATATTCAACAACAACCAGTACACAGAACATGATCCTGCTCTCAGGGAACTTCCTCCtctgagggggaggagggactgggcaCACAGCCTCCTCTACTCCCTGCCTCCTTCATCCAGCACcttcttctcttctccatctctatcAAAACCTATCAGAGTTGTCCATGTTCCTTCAACTCTCTTACCTCCTACTCTCAACATACGCACGGCAATCTGACTTCCGCCCTCTCCATGCCGCTCAAGTCACTCTCGTAAAATGACAACGATCTCTTTGTCCTCATCCTACCGGCTCTTCAGTGTCTGCATATGTTGACTGCCGTCCCTTCTGAACACTCTCTCCTTTGCTTCCAtgacttccttcctctctttctcagtctccttcagGGTcatgctctccttcctctgcctcctagAGGGTTCTTCTGGAGATCTTACTCATGGGAACTGAAGTTCAGCGCACCCAGTAAAGAACCTggtcctctcctcccaccctgatGCTACTGGAGGATTAGCACCAACACCCAAGTCCGTCTCCTCCCTGACTGCAGTGCTCACCTCCAGTCACCAGTCTTGTCACTTCTCTAACAGTGCTTTAACTTGTCTGCGTCACTCCATCTTCCTCTTGCTCCCTATCTAGTCTGCTCGACCCTGCAACCAGAAAGGTCCTGTACAGATGCCTCTCATCACAGCACGCTCCTCATGATAAAGGGTGAAGGTTTCAGAAGCTACATGATCTGGCCACTGCTCACCTTTCCGGCATCACACGGACATTACCTTCACCACCGACCACTCTTCACACTCTTAGTTCCTATCACactaaatttattttggtttttcagtTCCTTGAGCTCACTGTTCTTTTCAAACACACCGTTCTTTCCACTTTGAACACTCTTCCCCCACCTCTTCACCTACCCAACTTCCAGACCTCAGCCTGTTTATGTCACCTCATTTGGAAAATCTTTCCTAAGCCTCTCACTGACATGCACCTGGGACGCTCTGTGCTCCTCCACCTAAACATGTAATCCTAACTGCTTGCTTATGTGTCCCTTTCTCAACTAAACTATAAGGCCAGGACCTACTAAAGGATTTTAGATC is a genomic window containing:
- the ATP6V1E1 gene encoding V-type proton ATPase subunit E 1, producing MALSDADVQKQIKHMMAFIEQEANEKAEEIDAKAEEEFNIEKGRLVQTQRLKIMEYYEKKEKQIEQQKKIQMSNLMNQARLKVLRARDDLITDLLNEAKQRLSNVVKDTTRYQVLLDGLVLQGLYQLLEPRMIVRCRKQDFPLVKAAVQKAIPMYRIATKRDADVQIDQEAYLPEEIAGGVEICNGDRKIKVSNTLESRLDLIAQQMMPEVRGALFGPNANRKFLD